One part of the Treponema sp. OMZ 787 genome encodes these proteins:
- a CDS encoding HAD family hydrolase, which translates to MKKACIFDLDGTLTNSLYSIAHFLNAETVKYGIPAVDPEEFKILTGNGARKLVQRVLECSGKSGKELEEKILKGYNAAYDADPVYLCEAYPGVKELLAGLIKNGISVNVLSNKPHSTTEKVVKTIFGENTFSCILGARDSVPLKPDPAGVYEILKMLNLEKKDFLYIGDTATDVQTGKNAGLFTIGVLWGFRKRPELENAGADAIISSPEEILKIALA; encoded by the coding sequence ATGAAAAAAGCATGTATTTTTGATTTGGACGGAACCTTAACCAATTCCCTTTACTCGATAGCTCATTTTTTAAATGCTGAAACGGTCAAGTACGGCATACCTGCTGTCGATCCGGAAGAATTTAAAATCTTAACCGGCAACGGAGCAAGAAAGCTCGTACAGAGAGTGCTTGAATGCTCAGGAAAAAGCGGCAAAGAATTGGAAGAAAAAATCCTTAAAGGTTATAATGCAGCCTATGATGCCGACCCTGTTTATCTTTGTGAAGCCTACCCGGGAGTAAAAGAGCTTTTAGCCGGCCTAATCAAAAACGGAATTTCGGTAAATGTGCTTTCGAATAAGCCGCACTCGACAACCGAAAAGGTTGTTAAGACCATCTTCGGCGAAAACACCTTTTCGTGCATCTTGGGAGCCCGGGATTCGGTACCCCTGAAACCTGACCCCGCAGGCGTTTATGAAATTTTAAAAATGCTCAATCTCGAAAAAAAAGATTTTCTTTACATAGGAGACACGGCAACGGATGTTCAAACCGGAAAAAATGCAGGGCTTTTTACAATAGGCGTTTTATGGGGTTTTAGAAAGCGTCCCGAATTGGAAAACGCAGGAGCTGATGCAATAATTTCAAGCCCTGAAGAAATCCTAAAGATTGCCTTAGCGTAA
- a CDS encoding FGGY-family carbohydrate kinase, whose product MIFCSAVFDIGTSSLKGALIAEDGKVYKQGRLFFPQNLEAETWLVSFENLFKYLSDFAESNSIKICGICISGNGPSLVAVSEKNESRDFLFLWNKTSSVTLNGNSKEKNPLYGKSIFLPRLDFFRSSYPEIFDNAKYILSGPEYLIYKLTKNAVTVLPEKRYVSAYWSDEELKALSIPKKKIPPFVLLGEHCGLYRNIPVFAGPPDFIAALIGTNTLKPGRACDRAGSSEGINICIEASPESSKLKGLRLLPSPIPDLWNLSYIIEDSGSLFYEYIKKRGGSFMDFDAFVHSINTIESHKQNEAEGRAIIEELAFKVKEGMDLLEKAAGFRPVYTISGGQANNKLWRELKAEITGREFKMLQIADAELLGNAAIVFTALKTYASISEAADGIAL is encoded by the coding sequence ATGATTTTTTGCTCAGCCGTCTTTGACATAGGTACATCTTCCCTAAAGGGTGCCCTTATAGCCGAAGACGGCAAGGTCTATAAACAAGGCCGTTTGTTTTTTCCTCAAAACCTTGAAGCCGAAACATGGCTTGTTTCTTTTGAAAATCTCTTTAAATATTTATCCGACTTTGCGGAAAGCAATAGTATTAAGATCTGCGGTATCTGCATTTCGGGGAATGGGCCGAGCTTGGTCGCCGTATCCGAAAAAAACGAAAGCAGGGATTTTTTGTTTTTGTGGAACAAGACATCTTCCGTCACTTTGAACGGAAACTCCAAGGAGAAAAATCCTCTTTACGGTAAATCCATCTTTTTGCCCCGCTTGGATTTTTTCCGAAGTTCTTATCCCGAAATATTTGATAATGCAAAATATATTTTATCGGGCCCTGAATATTTAATTTATAAGCTTACAAAAAATGCAGTAACGGTTTTACCCGAAAAGAGATATGTATCCGCTTATTGGTCGGATGAAGAGCTAAAGGCCTTATCAATACCTAAAAAAAAGATTCCGCCCTTTGTTCTCCTAGGAGAGCATTGCGGCCTTTACCGTAACATCCCTGTGTTTGCAGGGCCTCCCGATTTTATAGCGGCCCTCATCGGGACAAACACCTTGAAGCCTGGAAGAGCCTGCGACAGGGCAGGTTCAAGCGAGGGAATAAATATCTGTATCGAAGCTTCTCCTGAAAGCTCCAAACTGAAAGGCTTACGCCTTCTTCCTTCTCCCATTCCTGACCTTTGGAATCTTTCGTACATAATCGAAGATTCTGGCAGTCTTTTTTATGAATATATAAAAAAACGGGGCGGGAGTTTTATGGACTTTGATGCCTTTGTGCACAGTATAAACACTATCGAGTCCCATAAGCAAAATGAGGCGGAAGGAAGGGCGATAATTGAAGAGCTTGCTTTTAAGGTAAAAGAGGGAATGGATTTGCTTGAAAAAGCTGCAGGCTTCCGGCCCGTGTATACAATCTCAGGCGGGCAGGCCAATAACAAACTTTGGCGGGAATTAAAGGCCGAAATTACGGGCAGAGAATTTAAGATGCTGCAAATAGCCGATGCCGAGCTCTTGGGCAATGCCGCAATAGTTTTTACAGCCCTTAAAACCTATGCCTCAATAAGCGAAGCCGCTGACGGAATAGCTTTGTAG
- a CDS encoding type II toxin-antitoxin system Phd/YefM family antitoxin: protein MNALRTVDLLDSIIPISRFNKGEANKIFSEVKKNGVKIVVKNNVPECVLISPEDYQYMVEEYENAVLLSEAEKRMNEKTKPISHQELMKRLELTNEDLDDLAGKRKF, encoded by the coding sequence ATGAATGCATTAAGAACTGTAGATTTATTGGATTCAATTATTCCCATCAGCAGATTTAACAAGGGAGAAGCAAATAAGATTTTTTCTGAAGTAAAAAAAAACGGGGTGAAGATTGTTGTAAAAAACAATGTACCCGAATGTGTTTTAATAAGTCCTGAAGATTATCAATACATGGTCGAGGAATATGAAAATGCCGTTCTTTTATCCGAAGCAGAAAAAAGAATGAACGAAAAAACAAAACCTATCTCTCACCAAGAACTTATGAAACGATTAGAGCTTACAAATGAAGACCTGGATGATTTGGCAGGAAAGAGAAAGTTTTAA
- a CDS encoding RNA methyltransferase, protein MGKKFEKELPVCGFESCLALAKHHPEKISRLFFSEKRAKQFGEVCKYLASNKRLYRIVADDELERLSESVHHQGVTAMIFEPEIPVLEHETINLWAQNRAQVLMLDEIGNANNLGAIIRSAAFFGIENIVLTKEDKQASITTSAYRVAQGGMEFVNIFKVSSTAWFLRQCRGRLTCIGTDLKAHHEIADMGRLIEKDEACVIVLGNEERGISEEAKKLCSHLVKIKGSGNVESLNVAQAATLFCHALSSIGLQSF, encoded by the coding sequence ATGGGTAAAAAATTTGAAAAAGAATTGCCGGTTTGCGGCTTTGAAAGCTGCCTTGCTTTGGCAAAACATCATCCCGAAAAAATCTCACGCCTGTTTTTTTCGGAAAAAAGAGCAAAACAGTTCGGCGAGGTTTGTAAGTATTTGGCTTCCAATAAGAGATTATATAGAATAGTAGCCGATGATGAGCTTGAAAGGCTTTCCGAATCGGTGCATCATCAGGGGGTAACGGCAATGATCTTTGAGCCCGAAATCCCCGTACTGGAACATGAAACGATAAACCTTTGGGCCCAAAATAGGGCTCAGGTTTTGATGCTCGATGAAATAGGAAATGCAAATAACCTAGGTGCAATAATAAGGAGTGCAGCCTTTTTCGGTATTGAAAACATAGTTTTAACAAAGGAAGATAAACAGGCTTCAATTACTACCTCGGCTTACAGGGTAGCACAAGGCGGAATGGAATTTGTAAACATCTTTAAGGTCTCGTCAACTGCTTGGTTTTTACGCCAGTGCCGCGGAAGGCTCACCTGCATAGGAACCGACTTAAAAGCCCACCACGAAATAGCCGACATGGGCAGATTGATCGAAAAGGATGAGGCTTGCGTAATTGTTCTAGGAAATGAAGAGAGGGGAATCAGCGAGGAAGCTAAAAAGCTTTGCTCCCACCTTGTAAAAATAAAGGGAAGCGGCAATGTGGAAAGCTTAAATGTCGCCCAAGCCGCAACCCTTTTTTGTCATGCCCTTAGTTCAATAGGGCTTCAATCCTTTTAA
- the mgtE gene encoding magnesium transporter, producing the protein MELEENKFEQIEYLLSEKRYIEVQRLLADLNEVDIAEFLEAESAQNAILMFRMLPKSMAAEVFTLLPTEQQSKFIAAATDRELVSILDEIFLDDMVDIVEEMPANVVKKILKNTGSEERMLINQFLKYPKDSAGSLMTIEYVGLKKGMTVEQALAYIRKIGLESETIYTCYVTDRNRILEGFISLKELVLADGDKKIEQIFNKEYICVNTHDDQEKVAFTFKKYGFLALPVVDNENRLIGIITVDDIMDVMEQEATEDFQRMAGMQPNEETYLETGIFKLAKHRIGWLLLLMVSETFTGTIIERYTHLLASMTILTAFIPMLMDTGGNSGNQSSTLIIRGLATGEIDLKDWRKVFFKELGIAVLVGLILGLFSFLKSVFLGGKNPMIALTVGVTLVATVTIAKITGGLLPIMAKKFKLDPAIMAGPLITTIVDTVSLIIYFKIAAVLCAGMF; encoded by the coding sequence ATGGAATTGGAAGAAAATAAGTTTGAACAAATCGAATATTTATTATCCGAAAAACGGTATATTGAAGTACAAAGGCTTTTGGCCGATTTAAACGAGGTAGATATAGCCGAATTTCTTGAGGCCGAATCGGCACAAAATGCCATTCTTATGTTCAGAATGCTGCCTAAGAGCATGGCAGCCGAAGTTTTTACCCTCCTTCCTACAGAACAGCAAAGTAAATTTATAGCTGCCGCTACAGACAGGGAGCTGGTTTCCATCTTGGATGAAATCTTCTTGGACGATATGGTAGATATTGTTGAAGAGATGCCTGCAAATGTCGTAAAAAAAATCCTAAAAAATACGGGCAGTGAAGAGCGGATGCTCATAAATCAGTTTTTAAAATATCCCAAAGATTCGGCGGGAAGCCTTATGACCATCGAGTACGTAGGCTTAAAAAAAGGAATGACCGTTGAGCAGGCCCTTGCCTACATCCGCAAGATAGGTTTGGAAAGTGAAACCATTTACACCTGCTATGTTACCGACCGAAATCGCATTCTTGAAGGCTTTATTTCTTTAAAAGAATTGGTACTCGCCGATGGGGACAAAAAGATTGAGCAGATTTTTAATAAAGAGTATATCTGCGTGAACACCCATGACGATCAAGAAAAGGTTGCCTTCACTTTTAAAAAGTACGGCTTTTTGGCCCTCCCTGTTGTCGATAACGAAAACCGCCTCATAGGTATTATTACCGTCGACGACATAATGGACGTTATGGAACAGGAGGCTACCGAGGACTTTCAGAGGATGGCCGGTATGCAGCCCAACGAAGAAACCTACCTCGAGACCGGAATCTTTAAACTTGCAAAGCACAGAATTGGCTGGCTTCTTTTGCTCATGGTATCCGAAACCTTTACGGGAACCATAATCGAGCGGTATACCCACTTGCTTGCTTCTATGACTATTTTGACAGCCTTTATTCCCATGCTGATGGATACTGGAGGGAACTCAGGCAATCAGTCTTCCACCCTCATTATCCGCGGTTTAGCCACGGGAGAAATCGACTTAAAGGATTGGAGGAAGGTATTTTTTAAGGAGCTGGGCATTGCCGTTTTGGTAGGTCTTATCTTAGGCCTTTTTAGTTTTTTGAAATCGGTATTCCTCGGAGGAAAGAACCCTATGATAGCCCTCACTGTAGGTGTAACCCTTGTTGCAACCGTAACTATCGCAAAGATTACGGGAGGTCTTCTACCCATTATGGCAAAAAAGTTTAAACTTGACCCTGCGATTATGGCAGGCCCTCTTATTACAACCATTGTAGATACTGTGAGTTTGATTATCTATTTTAAGATTGCTGCAGTTTTGTGTGCAGGAATGTTCTAG
- a CDS encoding 16S rRNA (uracil(1498)-N(3))-methyltransferase, translating to MNIVLFSADDFLNDDCLQSYCVNSDLSDLIEERFFQNTEDRCCVFYKNDERYQHIKKVLHLKEGDVFKAGLINGSIGDALISHLSEEKIVFSFSLDRAGKSTADKRGCKIEDSTDADKIERRPLPLPPIKIILGFPRPIQLRRILRDAASLGFAEIILCGTELGERSYLRSNLSRPEEIKKYIIDGISQAGQTLMPKFYFCNSVKEALKDIKNSSFKGSKVLLDIGAFPSLSTFKMQEGEDLTIAIGSERGWTQNERESFLAEGFVSYSMGKRILRTETALTSALAVLLANNGFWG from the coding sequence ATGAATATTGTTTTGTTTTCAGCCGATGATTTTTTAAACGATGATTGTTTACAATCTTATTGCGTAAACTCCGATTTATCCGATTTAATTGAAGAAAGATTTTTTCAAAATACCGAAGATAGGTGCTGCGTTTTTTATAAAAACGATGAACGCTATCAGCACATAAAAAAGGTCTTGCACCTAAAGGAAGGGGATGTTTTTAAGGCCGGTCTTATAAACGGAAGCATAGGAGATGCCCTTATCTCTCACCTTTCCGAAGAAAAAATAGTTTTTTCTTTTTCTCTGGATAGAGCCGGTAAAAGCACGGCCGATAAGAGAGGCTGCAAAATTGAAGACAGCACAGATGCCGATAAAATTGAAAGAAGGCCGCTCCCTCTTCCTCCGATAAAAATAATTTTGGGTTTTCCCCGTCCCATTCAGTTGAGGCGTATCTTGCGGGATGCGGCAAGTTTGGGCTTTGCAGAAATCATATTATGCGGAACGGAATTGGGAGAGCGTTCCTATTTAAGGTCGAACCTTTCACGCCCCGAAGAAATAAAAAAATACATTATCGACGGAATCTCTCAAGCAGGCCAAACCCTAATGCCTAAATTTTATTTTTGCAATTCTGTAAAAGAAGCTTTAAAAGATATAAAAAACTCCTCGTTCAAGGGGAGCAAGGTTCTTCTCGACATAGGAGCCTTTCCATCACTTTCTACGTTTAAGATGCAGGAAGGGGAAGATTTAACTATAGCAATCGGAAGCGAGAGGGGCTGGACTCAAAACGAGCGGGAATCATTTTTAGCCGAAGGCTTTGTTTCTTACTCGATGGGAAAACGCATCTTACGCACCGAAACTGCTCTTACTTCCGCCTTAGCCGTTCTCCTTGCAAACAACGGTTTTTGGGGATAG
- a CDS encoding flagellar hook-length control protein FliK: MQALDVRMQALPVQEPERDDPRNIKRADAEPVRNGDSFLAMIKKMIAAAKDGSKEIDDARFEDARLREDKIRDSSLQKEAGRQNTEISVKDPVYKDIVFKTDKTENLPNSKEAYLKESKDLTKKPKNEIQKPHLEHFQDKKLQKDMPDLSLKILNEDFKDEIKDFLPQEGKDESHTLISDEALKKLGKPEKKKTESFDEEKAEQAGKLSLLSKSDKKDLPKKISPQTEAVQETLNKKSVSKSKPKISVEDLRSMPSVQADAAVHTTASESRVETDNSVDMVIDFSGKAQNTAQGSDLQNTQGGSETQKTSQTFSAMLSQEIRDAAADFVQAGKIVLRDNNAGEIRLHLRPENLGAVKINLELSEGKRVTGTVTVASKEAYDAFEKNLDNLAKEFKENGFEFAEFNLDWSGASSQEGFAESFESFSGFAYKNSKQDLRQLEKTADNLSTYSYVYGPTVDILA, encoded by the coding sequence ATGCAAGCACTTGATGTTCGTATGCAGGCTTTGCCGGTACAAGAGCCGGAAAGAGATGATCCTAGGAACATTAAAAGAGCTGATGCGGAACCTGTACGAAATGGAGATTCATTCCTGGCAATGATCAAAAAGATGATTGCCGCCGCCAAGGATGGAAGCAAGGAGATTGATGATGCCCGATTTGAAGATGCCCGTCTTAGGGAAGACAAAATAAGGGATTCATCGCTTCAAAAGGAAGCAGGAAGGCAGAACACGGAAATTTCGGTTAAAGACCCTGTCTATAAAGACATAGTTTTTAAGACAGACAAAACCGAGAATCTGCCGAATTCCAAAGAAGCTTATTTAAAAGAGTCTAAGGACTTAACAAAAAAGCCCAAAAACGAAATTCAAAAGCCTCATTTAGAACATTTTCAGGACAAAAAGCTGCAAAAAGATATGCCTGATTTAAGTCTTAAAATTCTTAATGAAGATTTTAAAGACGAAATAAAGGACTTTTTGCCTCAAGAGGGAAAAGATGAAAGTCATACTCTTATTTCCGATGAAGCTTTAAAAAAGCTTGGCAAACCTGAAAAGAAAAAAACTGAGTCCTTTGACGAAGAAAAGGCGGAACAGGCCGGAAAATTGAGTCTTTTATCCAAGTCCGATAAAAAAGATTTACCTAAAAAGATTTCTCCTCAAACTGAAGCGGTGCAGGAAACTTTAAACAAAAAATCGGTTTCCAAATCTAAACCTAAAATCTCTGTAGAAGATTTACGCTCAATGCCTTCTGTTCAAGCAGATGCTGCTGTTCACACCACAGCTTCCGAATCGCGGGTTGAAACCGATAACTCCGTCGATATGGTAATCGATTTTAGCGGTAAGGCCCAAAATACGGCTCAGGGCTCCGATTTACAAAACACCCAAGGCGGAAGCGAAACTCAAAAAACGAGTCAAACTTTTTCTGCAATGTTGAGTCAAGAAATAAGGGATGCTGCAGCAGACTTTGTACAAGCCGGAAAAATCGTTCTTCGCGACAATAACGCAGGAGAAATCAGGCTTCATCTAAGACCTGAAAATCTTGGAGCCGTAAAAATCAATTTAGAGCTGAGTGAGGGGAAAAGGGTTACCGGAACAGTAACTGTCGCCTCTAAAGAAGCCTACGATGCCTTTGAAAAAAATTTGGATAATTTGGCTAAAGAATTTAAAGAAAACGGCTTTGAATTTGCGGAATTTAATTTAGATTGGTCGGGAGCTTCCAGCCAAGAAGGTTTTGCCGAAAGTTTTGAATCTTTTTCAGGATTTGCATATAAAAATTCGAAGCAAGATTTAAGGCAGCTTGAAAAAACGGCCGATAATTTGAGTACCTACAGTTATG
- a CDS encoding Rpn family recombination-promoting nuclease/putative transposase, giving the protein MEKLFKITLRNDYAFKRVFGVEENKDILQDFLECILDIPPETIAGLELLDKEFHRDSITDKTGVLDVKLRLKNNTIIDIEIQNRWNSEFAQRTIFYWAKMYTENLKTGEVYTKLPKCITINIVGEGFNLNNLIHSEYNVVEKHLNDKLSDELEIHFLNLAKIEEQENIEQDEKKKKLYNWLKFIETDDREVRNMLAQESPMMAKANTTIEIMEMSPKEKWLYENRMKYEHDKASWKHVGYQEGIEQGAYQKALETAAAFKKLGIDIDKIAQGTGLSIQEIQAL; this is encoded by the coding sequence ATGGAAAAACTATTTAAAATCACTCTCCGTAACGACTATGCCTTTAAACGAGTGTTCGGAGTAGAGGAAAACAAAGACATTCTTCAAGATTTTCTGGAATGTATTTTGGACATTCCACCTGAAACCATCGCAGGCTTGGAACTTCTGGATAAGGAGTTTCATAGGGATTCGATAACCGATAAAACGGGTGTTTTAGATGTAAAACTACGCCTAAAAAACAATACCATTATCGATATAGAAATTCAAAACAGGTGGAACAGTGAGTTTGCTCAAAGAACTATCTTTTATTGGGCTAAAATGTATACGGAAAACTTAAAAACAGGTGAAGTGTATACAAAATTGCCTAAATGTATTACAATAAACATAGTGGGTGAAGGTTTTAATTTGAACAATCTGATTCACAGTGAGTATAATGTAGTAGAGAAGCACTTGAACGACAAACTTTCTGATGAACTTGAAATCCACTTTTTAAACTTAGCCAAGATTGAAGAACAAGAAAATATTGAACAGGATGAAAAGAAAAAAAAACTTTATAACTGGTTGAAGTTTATTGAAACCGATGATAGGGAGGTCCGTAATATGTTAGCCCAAGAATCACCGATGATGGCAAAAGCAAATACAACTATTGAAATAATGGAAATGAGCCCGAAAGAAAAATGGCTTTATGAAAACCGAATGAAATACGAACATGACAAGGCTTCTTGGAAACATGTTGGTTATCAAGAGGGGATTGAACAAGGAGCCTACCAAAAAGCTCTTGAAACAGCGGCTGCTTTTAAAAAACTTGGAATTGATATTGATAAAATAGCCCAAGGAACAGGTTTAAGCATTCAGGAAATCCAAGCCCTATAA
- a CDS encoding diacylglycerol/polyprenol kinase family protein — MRFLRDLRYKKLSQNARVEDLVKEAFRKAIHLCTALVPLFARYFFYPTVLALSVITCLYIVFEILRLRGYKIFMISSITGFAARERDKGKFVLGPVTLSVGVISTLLIFPFKDASIGIMALALGDGLASLVGKFWGRHHLNISKDKTIAGSIACFMAVFISTFVISLSLVKSLFIAGIAAGTEALPLKDFDNILIPLICAGAALILGV, encoded by the coding sequence ATGAGGTTTTTAAGAGATCTACGGTATAAAAAGCTTTCTCAAAATGCAAGGGTTGAAGATCTGGTAAAGGAAGCTTTCCGTAAAGCTATTCACCTTTGCACGGCTCTTGTTCCCCTCTTTGCAAGATACTTTTTTTATCCCACGGTTTTAGCCTTGTCCGTAATAACATGCCTTTATATAGTTTTTGAAATTTTAAGATTAAGGGGCTATAAAATTTTTATGATTTCAAGTATTACCGGCTTTGCAGCAAGAGAACGGGATAAGGGAAAGTTTGTATTAGGTCCCGTAACCCTTTCGGTTGGGGTTATCAGCACTCTTCTTATCTTTCCGTTTAAGGATGCAAGTATAGGAATTATGGCTTTGGCCCTAGGCGACGGCCTTGCAAGCCTTGTCGGAAAATTTTGGGGAAGGCATCACTTAAATATTTCCAAGGATAAAACCATAGCAGGAAGCATAGCCTGTTTTATGGCGGTTTTTATTTCTACCTTCGTAATAAGTCTGAGTCTTGTAAAAAGCTTGTTTATTGCCGGCATCGCTGCAGGAACGGAAGCCCTGCCTCTAAAAGATTTTGATAATATACTGATTCCTCTTATTTGTGCCGGAGCAGCTCTTATATTGGGAGTGTAA
- a CDS encoding DNA repair helicase XPB — MQESKPLIIQGDRSILLDIHDPEADEARFALIPFAELEKSPEHLHTYRLTPLSLWNAAGVGLSADSIMKTLTGFSRFKVPESILVWMKETMGRYGKIKLLPLEKPQENNTDVIEEKETGAANLETVEAEFLRLKAENALIFKELKSSKLLSKYLIEDPNEENSFLISLLNRGTVKQALLKQGWPVKDEVPLRDGEPLDISLKEKTSSGAEFEIRDYQRDAASSFVGDKSAGTGFGTIVLPCGSGKTIVGMLTMSLLKTSTLILTPNVAAVYQWRRELLDKTNISEEDIGLYTGEVKEIRPITIATYQVLTWRPNTEAAFPHFKIFRERAWGLIIYDEVHLLPAPVFRITAELQVIRRLGLTATLVREDGCEGDVFSLVGPKRFDVPWKDLEQKGWIARAYCTEIRVNIAPSKEIEYAVGTTREKHRIASENPAKIEIVKKLLAKHKENQTLIIGQYLSQLETIAKEIAAPLITGKNTNAEREVLYDAFRKGEIKVLVVSKVANFAIDLPDASVAIQVSGVFGSRQEEAQRLGRILRPKECDSHFYSIVTRQTIEEGFAEKRQKFLAEQGYDYSILTEAELDDCAGSSS, encoded by the coding sequence ATGCAAGAATCAAAACCGCTTATAATTCAAGGAGACCGCTCCATTCTTTTGGATATTCACGACCCCGAGGCAGATGAGGCCCGCTTTGCCCTTATACCCTTTGCAGAGCTTGAAAAGTCGCCTGAGCATCTTCACACTTACAGGCTGACTCCCCTCTCGCTTTGGAATGCGGCAGGTGTCGGGCTTTCAGCCGATTCTATTATGAAAACTCTCACGGGGTTTTCCCGCTTTAAGGTTCCAGAATCGATCTTGGTTTGGATGAAGGAGACGATGGGCCGTTACGGGAAAATAAAGCTTCTCCCTCTCGAAAAACCTCAAGAGAACAATACTGATGTTATCGAAGAAAAAGAAACAGGTGCTGCAAATCTCGAAACTGTTGAGGCGGAATTCTTGCGGCTAAAGGCTGAAAATGCTCTTATCTTTAAAGAACTAAAAAGCAGTAAGCTTCTTTCAAAATATCTAATAGAAGACCCTAATGAAGAAAACTCCTTTTTGATTTCTCTTTTAAACAGGGGAACGGTAAAGCAGGCTCTTTTAAAACAGGGCTGGCCAGTTAAAGATGAGGTTCCCCTCCGCGACGGCGAGCCCTTAGATATTTCTCTAAAAGAAAAAACTTCGAGCGGGGCCGAATTCGAAATCAGAGATTATCAAAGGGATGCGGCCTCTTCCTTTGTTGGAGATAAGTCGGCAGGAACGGGCTTCGGCACTATTGTTCTTCCCTGCGGTTCAGGAAAAACTATAGTCGGAATGCTCACGATGAGCCTTCTTAAAACAAGCACCCTTATTCTTACTCCCAATGTGGCTGCCGTTTACCAGTGGAGACGGGAGCTTTTGGATAAGACAAATATAAGCGAAGAAGATATAGGCTTATACACAGGCGAGGTAAAGGAGATAAGGCCCATTACTATAGCGACCTATCAGGTGCTCACTTGGAGGCCTAACACCGAGGCGGCCTTTCCTCATTTTAAGATTTTTAGGGAAAGGGCTTGGGGGCTTATAATCTACGACGAGGTTCACCTATTGCCTGCTCCCGTTTTTAGAATTACGGCCGAGCTTCAAGTTATAAGAAGGCTTGGGCTTACTGCGACCCTTGTTAGGGAAGACGGCTGCGAGGGCGATGTGTTCAGCCTTGTCGGGCCTAAACGCTTTGATGTGCCGTGGAAGGACCTTGAACAAAAGGGCTGGATAGCAAGGGCCTATTGTACCGAAATCCGCGTAAACATTGCTCCCTCAAAAGAGATAGAGTATGCCGTAGGCACAACACGCGAAAAGCACCGCATTGCAAGTGAAAATCCTGCAAAGATCGAAATAGTAAAAAAACTTTTGGCCAAACACAAGGAAAATCAGACCCTTATAATCGGGCAGTACCTTTCCCAACTTGAGACAATTGCAAAAGAAATAGCCGCTCCCCTGATCACCGGGAAGAATACAAATGCCGAAAGGGAGGTTTTGTATGATGCCTTTAGAAAGGGGGAGATAAAGGTTTTGGTGGTCTCTAAGGTTGCAAATTTTGCCATCGACTTGCCCGATGCCTCGGTTGCTATTCAGGTTTCGGGTGTTTTCGGGAGCCGCCAAGAGGAGGCTCAGCGTTTGGGCAGAATCTTGCGCCCTAAGGAATGCGATTCTCATTTTTACAGCATCGTAACCCGCCAAACCATAGAAGAGGGCTTTGCCGAAAAGCGTCAAAAGTTTTTGGCCGAACAGGGCTATGACTATTCGATTCTAACCGAAGCCGAACTGGATGATTGTGCCGGAAGCTCATCTTAA